The proteins below come from a single uncultured Carboxylicivirga sp. genomic window:
- a CDS encoding toxin-antitoxin system YwqK family antitoxin — MNKSVILFALFATLTTLVNAQLTFKDGKYYDQDNNLYTGVYTEYYESGNKKVEMNVVKGEKHGSTTLYFDNKKINEVRSFKNNEMDGTWITYDEVGTKTAEARYKDGVKDGKWYIWDENRVLRYEMLYSNGKKIGSWKIWDEEGKLVAEKNY; from the coding sequence ATGAACAAGTCGGTTATTTTATTCGCATTATTTGCTACGTTAACTACATTGGTTAATGCTCAGCTAACATTTAAAGATGGTAAGTACTACGATCAGGATAACAATCTATATACTGGCGTGTACACCGAGTACTACGAGTCAGGCAACAAGAAAGTAGAGATGAATGTTGTCAAGGGCGAAAAGCATGGATCCACAACTTTATATTTTGATAATAAAAAAATAAATGAAGTTCGTTCATTTAAAAATAATGAAATGGACGGAACCTGGATTACTTATGATGAAGTCGGTACAAAAACAGCAGAAGCTCGCTATAAAGATGGTGTAAAAGATGGTAAATGGTATATCTGGGACGAAAACAGAGTTCTACGTTACGAGATGTTATACTCTAATGGTAAAAAAATCGGATCGTGGAAAATATGGGATGAAGAAGGAAAATTAGTGGCAGAGAAAAATTATTAA
- a CDS encoding carboxypeptidase-like regulatory domain-containing protein, which translates to MKTQIILLVGLLMIGFNSYADNKNNKRDAEASANAITSISGTITDEVTGESLAGVKVILEGTEQVAYTDFDGIFTFDNIEKGTYTLKSDYISYADKKTTVDTKKDSKVSIKLEAEK; encoded by the coding sequence ATGAAAACACAGATTATATTGTTGGTAGGTTTGTTAATGATTGGTTTTAACTCTTACGCTGATAACAAAAACAACAAAAGAGATGCGGAAGCATCTGCAAATGCCATCACTTCTATATCGGGTACCATTACTGATGAAGTAACAGGTGAAAGTCTTGCCGGAGTAAAAGTTATTTTGGAAGGAACAGAACAGGTTGCTTATACAGATTTTGATGGCATATTTACTTTTGATAATATTGAAAAAGGTACATATACACTTAAATCGGACTACATTTCGTATGCTGATAAGAAAACAACGGTTGATACCAAAAAAGATTCGAAGGTGTCGATTAAACTCGAAGCAGAAAAGTAA
- a CDS encoding ComF family protein encodes MGISNLIKTTSAGLFDLLYPRNCMSCGTHLFEDEEEICKFCIKRLPRTRFERRPADNVISALLWGRCKVEYSYSLYYYRKGERIQKLLHALKYKGNTKIGHLLGVELGKAIADSKIQFDVIVPVPLHPTKQKKRGYNQSEVIANGIHEVLKIPIETSVLKRAIHTSTQTKKGRFERWQNVESIFTLNNIELFTGLNILVIDDVITTGSTMEACVNTLAEIKSIKVSLATIACAYL; translated from the coding sequence ATGGGTATTAGTAACTTGATAAAAACAACTTCAGCAGGCTTATTTGATTTGCTATATCCTAGAAATTGCATGAGTTGTGGAACTCATCTATTTGAAGACGAAGAGGAAATATGTAAATTCTGCATAAAGCGATTACCCCGAACTAGGTTTGAACGTCGTCCTGCAGATAACGTTATTTCCGCACTACTGTGGGGAAGATGTAAAGTAGAATATTCGTATTCATTATATTATTATCGAAAAGGAGAAAGAATACAAAAGCTTCTGCACGCCCTAAAATACAAGGGCAATACTAAAATCGGACATCTATTAGGTGTTGAATTAGGAAAGGCTATTGCCGATAGTAAGATACAATTTGATGTGATTGTTCCGGTTCCACTTCATCCCACAAAGCAAAAGAAACGGGGTTATAATCAAAGCGAAGTAATTGCCAATGGAATCCACGAAGTACTTAAAATTCCTATTGAAACTTCGGTATTAAAAAGAGCTATTCATACATCAACCCAGACTAAAAAGGGAAGGTTTGAGCGATGGCAAAATGTTGAGAGTATCTTTACTTTAAATAATATTGAATTATTTACCGGTCTAAATATTCTGGTGATTGATGATGTTATTACAACAGGCTCAACCATGGAAGCTTGCGTTAATACATTGGCAGAAATTAAAAGTATCAAAGTTAGTTTGGCCACAATAGCGTGTGCATACCTATAA
- a CDS encoding porin family protein: MKKLITTSFLFLLVLPLIAQDFRAGFVGGASLSQVDGDTYAGFHKPGFTIGGFVSRQISKTMDLQFDISFIQKGARRAPNIEKGIYDDYQIDLGYIQFPVVARYNFQHFSVEAGMSIAALINDDEFWDEQSIKGNEGVPPFKTMEYATVFGVNYHFNERLWVNARLLYSLNRIRIPYDGEIPIYDPKKHWLSRKPGQYNNNMVFSVYYAINKL; this comes from the coding sequence ATGAAAAAATTGATAACTACTAGCTTCCTCTTCCTTTTAGTTTTACCATTAATTGCCCAAGACTTTCGGGCCGGTTTTGTGGGAGGAGCTAGTTTATCGCAGGTTGATGGTGATACTTATGCCGGTTTTCATAAACCAGGTTTTACGATAGGAGGATTTGTAAGTCGCCAGATTTCGAAAACAATGGATTTACAATTTGATATTAGTTTTATTCAAAAAGGAGCGCGAAGAGCACCTAATATAGAAAAAGGTATTTACGACGATTACCAAATTGATTTGGGATATATTCAGTTTCCAGTTGTAGCTCGGTATAATTTTCAACATTTTTCTGTTGAAGCCGGAATGTCTATTGCCGCACTGATTAACGATGATGAATTTTGGGATGAGCAATCTATAAAAGGTAATGAAGGTGTGCCGCCGTTTAAAACAATGGAGTATGCGACTGTATTCGGAGTTAATTATCATTTTAACGAGAGGCTTTGGGTGAATGCACGTCTTCTTTATTCATTAAATCGAATTCGTATACCTTATGATGGTGAAATTCCAATTTACGATCCCAAGAAACACTGGCTAAGTCGTAAGCCCGGACAATACAATAACAATATGGTGTTTTCGGTATATTACGCAATAAACAAATTATAG
- a CDS encoding NAD-dependent deacylase, protein MKKLVVLSGAGMSAESGIKTFRDNDGLWENHDVTQVASPEGWAADPHLVLDFYNQRRKQLYQAKPNDGHTGIAELENFFDVDVITQNIDDLHEKAGSSRVLHLHGELKKVRSTVDESLVYDLDGWELKWGDKCEKGSQLRPHIVWFGEAVPAIEPAIELTRRADIFVVVGTSLNVYPAAGLLNYVSPGVPIYLIDPAEPLFTPSSNITFIQEKATTGVRKLINLLKN, encoded by the coding sequence ATGAAAAAGTTGGTTGTATTAAGCGGAGCAGGCATGAGTGCCGAAAGTGGAATTAAAACTTTTCGCGATAACGACGGATTATGGGAAAATCATGATGTAACACAGGTAGCAAGTCCTGAAGGGTGGGCCGCAGATCCACATTTGGTACTGGATTTTTATAATCAACGGCGTAAGCAACTTTATCAGGCTAAACCTAACGATGGACATACTGGAATTGCTGAACTTGAAAACTTTTTTGATGTAGACGTGATAACTCAAAATATCGATGATTTGCATGAAAAGGCTGGAAGTTCGAGAGTATTGCATCTTCATGGAGAATTAAAAAAAGTTAGAAGTACAGTTGACGAATCATTAGTATATGATTTAGATGGATGGGAATTAAAATGGGGAGATAAATGTGAGAAAGGATCTCAACTAAGGCCTCATATTGTTTGGTTTGGCGAAGCAGTTCCTGCCATTGAACCAGCTATCGAGTTAACCCGAAGGGCTGATATTTTTGTGGTTGTGGGAACATCGTTAAATGTATATCCTGCTGCCGGCTTATTGAATTATGTATCACCCGGAGTGCCAATCTATCTTATCGATCCGGCTGAGCCCTTGTTTACTCCATCATCTAATATTACTTTTATTCAGGAAAAAGCCACTACAGGAGTGAGAAAATTAATTAACCTGCTTAAAAACTAA
- a CDS encoding ion transporter — MKRLKLRLYEVIFEADTKAGKWFDIILIGLILFSIVIVMIESDNRVMPNAQLWVDIVEWTVTILFTIEYFLRIWIIDKPRKYIFSFFGIIDLLSILPSFIGLFFAGTQMLLVLRSLRLLRVFRVLKLTRYVKEATALWEALAAGRNKIGVFLFAVLILITILGTVMYLIEKPFNEGFRSIPESIYWAVVTLTTVGYGDIAPVTTLGKFVAGVIMIIGYAIIAVPTGIVTSELAKEFTRKTPTNTQVCSHCFKDNHDDDAIHCKYCGVKLNNE, encoded by the coding sequence ATGAAACGTTTGAAGCTCAGACTCTATGAAGTAATATTTGAAGCAGATACCAAAGCCGGTAAATGGTTTGATATTATTTTAATTGGTTTGATTTTGTTCAGCATCGTAATTGTAATGATCGAAAGCGACAACAGAGTTATGCCTAATGCTCAGCTATGGGTTGATATAGTTGAGTGGACAGTTACGATATTATTTACCATTGAATACTTTTTACGTATTTGGATAATTGATAAACCCCGAAAATATATCTTCTCGTTTTTTGGGATAATCGATCTATTATCCATCCTACCATCGTTTATCGGTTTGTTTTTTGCAGGTACCCAAATGTTATTGGTACTTCGCTCCCTCAGATTATTGAGAGTTTTCAGAGTATTGAAATTAACCCGATACGTTAAAGAAGCTACAGCTCTTTGGGAAGCTCTGGCTGCCGGAAGAAATAAAATTGGAGTATTCTTGTTTGCGGTTTTAATTTTAATTACCATTCTTGGTACCGTTATGTATCTAATCGAGAAACCTTTTAACGAAGGTTTCAGAAGTATTCCCGAAAGTATTTACTGGGCAGTAGTTACATTAACGACTGTTGGCTATGGCGATATTGCACCTGTTACAACTCTAGGAAAATTTGTAGCCGGTGTAATAATGATTATTGGATATGCTATTATAGCTGTACCTACAGGAATAGTTACAAGCGAGTTAGCGAAAGAATTCACACGCAAAACTCCTACCAATACACAAGTGTGCTCGCACTGTTTTAAAGATAACCACGACGATGATGCCATTCATTGTAAATATTGTGGCGTTAAACTTAATAATGAATAA
- the mutL gene encoding DNA mismatch repair endonuclease MutL: MSNIIQLLPDSVANQIAAGEVIQRPASVIKELMENAVDAGATEIQVVTSEAGKNLIQIIDNGSGMAETDARMAFERHATSKIRQAKDLFELTTMGFRGEALASIAAVAQVELKTRREEDELGVHICISGSQVESQEPVQCSKGSQFIIKNLFYNVPARRRFLKKNSTELRHIINEFQRVALANPHIAMSLIHNDVPLFNLPVGNTKQRIVNMMGKQMGNHLIPVETDTVMVKISGYVGKPESARKTMGDQFFFVNNRYMKHPYLHRALMDAYDNILLPETIPAYFIFLEVDPQIVDVNIHPTKTEIKFENEKAIWQILNASIRESLGKFNMMPSIDFDTTDQIDIPVHQKDYVPAEPNVEFNPFYNPFEQEQNSSVPSSGGSNGATFQSKSNTQGWQNLYEGFQSDPSSDFDPSEGEAFFIESHEEPQPVQQTILSSAGDENVVSNNQFFQLKNRYILTSVKSGLMMIDQRRAHERIIFEGFMRALSTGASLSQKMLFPEELPYGPHEVGMINELKNELFALGLELEQKDDETFLVLSTPAGLENISAAQLVDGILTDFKDGEVDVDKEVCEQLASSMAKRAAIPYSKSLSQMEMSELFDQLFACSIPNFSPAGKAIISILDNDELGKRFS, encoded by the coding sequence ATGTCAAATATTATTCAGTTATTGCCTGATTCGGTAGCTAATCAAATCGCTGCCGGAGAAGTGATACAACGACCTGCATCAGTTATTAAAGAGTTGATGGAAAATGCTGTGGATGCAGGAGCAACGGAAATACAAGTAGTAACATCAGAAGCTGGTAAAAATCTTATACAAATAATTGATAACGGTTCGGGAATGGCCGAAACCGATGCCCGAATGGCTTTTGAACGTCATGCGACATCAAAAATACGCCAAGCAAAAGATTTATTTGAACTTACAACTATGGGTTTTCGAGGCGAAGCTTTAGCCTCAATCGCTGCAGTTGCTCAAGTTGAATTAAAAACGCGTCGCGAAGAAGATGAATTGGGAGTACACATTTGTATTTCCGGCTCACAAGTGGAATCTCAAGAACCAGTACAGTGTTCTAAGGGAAGCCAGTTCATTATTAAAAATTTGTTTTATAATGTACCAGCACGTCGTCGTTTTCTGAAAAAGAATTCGACTGAGCTTCGCCATATTATCAATGAATTTCAACGAGTAGCATTGGCGAATCCGCATATTGCCATGAGTTTGATTCATAACGATGTGCCATTATTTAATTTACCTGTAGGTAACACCAAACAACGCATCGTAAATATGATGGGTAAACAAATGGGAAACCATTTGATTCCGGTTGAGACCGATACCGTGATGGTTAAAATATCGGGTTATGTTGGAAAACCTGAATCGGCAAGAAAAACCATGGGTGATCAGTTCTTCTTTGTGAACAATCGCTATATGAAGCATCCTTATCTGCATCGAGCTCTTATGGATGCATATGACAATATACTTTTACCGGAAACCATTCCTGCTTATTTCATTTTTCTTGAAGTAGATCCTCAAATTGTAGATGTTAATATTCATCCTACAAAAACAGAAATTAAATTCGAGAATGAAAAAGCGATTTGGCAAATACTGAATGCATCGATACGCGAGAGTTTGGGTAAATTTAATATGATGCCTTCTATCGACTTCGATACAACCGATCAGATAGATATACCTGTGCATCAAAAGGATTATGTTCCTGCTGAACCTAACGTTGAGTTTAACCCATTTTATAATCCTTTTGAGCAAGAACAAAACAGTTCTGTCCCATCTTCTGGAGGATCAAATGGAGCTACTTTCCAATCAAAATCAAATACTCAAGGATGGCAAAATCTATACGAAGGATTTCAATCAGATCCTTCTTCCGATTTTGATCCATCAGAAGGAGAAGCCTTTTTTATAGAATCTCATGAAGAGCCACAGCCGGTACAGCAAACGATTTTATCATCAGCAGGCGATGAAAATGTGGTGTCAAACAATCAGTTTTTCCAACTAAAAAACAGATACATTCTTACATCTGTTAAGTCTGGTTTAATGATGATTGATCAGCGAAGAGCTCACGAACGAATTATTTTCGAAGGTTTTATGAGAGCTTTAAGTACTGGTGCTTCTTTATCTCAAAAAATGTTATTTCCCGAAGAGTTACCCTATGGCCCTCATGAAGTAGGAATGATAAATGAGTTAAAGAATGAGTTATTTGCTTTAGGTCTTGAATTGGAGCAAAAAGATGATGAAACATTCTTGGTATTATCAACTCCTGCCGGTTTAGAAAATATATCGGCCGCTCAATTAGTTGACGGTATTTTAACCGATTTTAAAGATGGTGAGGTAGATGTTGACAAGGAAGTGTGCGAACAATTAGCAAGCTCAATGGCCAAACGTGCTGCCATACCTTATAGTAAAAGCTTAAGCCAAATGGAAATGAGCGAATTGTTTGATCAGTTATTCGCTTGTAGCATTCCTAATTTTTCGCCAGCCGGTAAAGCTATTATCTCAATTTTAGATAATGACGAATTAGGTAAACGATTTAGCTAG
- a CDS encoding rhomboid family intramembrane serine protease, whose translation MMYRQSPFAGLPPVTKNLIIINAIFLLATWVAKTTFGINLEAYLAYHFPLSSSFNPAQFGTYMFMHANLMHLFFNMFALFMFGRILETYWGPKKFFLYYVVTGIGAAIIHTGALYFEYSSLLPQLSEQQYQMVINQGAEAINSWQNFRDPLMGKFNGVLNGSTVGASGAVFGILLAFGMLFPNTEILLIIPPIPIKAKYFVIIYGVIELVQGVANFSFDSVAHWAHLGGMIFGFILIKYWQKKGV comes from the coding sequence ATGATGTATCGTCAGTCGCCGTTTGCGGGTTTACCGCCGGTTACAAAGAATTTGATAATAATAAATGCAATATTTCTGTTAGCAACATGGGTGGCTAAAACTACATTTGGAATTAATCTTGAGGCGTATTTAGCTTACCACTTTCCGTTATCGTCAAGTTTTAATCCTGCTCAATTCGGCACTTACATGTTTATGCATGCTAATTTAATGCATTTGTTTTTCAACATGTTTGCCTTATTCATGTTTGGCCGTATTTTGGAAACCTATTGGGGACCCAAAAAGTTCTTTTTGTATTATGTTGTTACAGGAATTGGAGCTGCAATAATTCATACTGGAGCCTTGTATTTTGAATATTCATCCTTATTACCTCAGCTATCAGAACAACAATATCAGATGGTAATAAATCAGGGAGCTGAAGCAATAAATAGTTGGCAAAACTTCCGGGATCCACTAATGGGAAAATTTAATGGAGTTTTAAATGGTTCTACGGTTGGTGCATCTGGCGCTGTATTTGGTATTCTATTGGCATTTGGAATGTTATTCCCTAACACTGAAATATTACTGATTATTCCTCCAATCCCGATAAAAGCTAAATACTTTGTTATAATTTACGGAGTAATAGAACTTGTACAAGGAGTTGCAAATTTCTCATTTGATAGTGTTGCGCATTGGGCACATTTGGGAGGAATGATTTTTGGTTTTATCTTAATAAAATATTGGCAGAAGAAAGGAGTTTAA
- a CDS encoding rhomboid family intramembrane serine protease — protein MSIVDEIKQSYKQGGALTKLIYINIAVFVTIRLLQAFVTLSTGSMEYPLLQWVSVPSDPMELLWKPWTIVTYMFVHYDFLHILFNMLWLYWFGRIFLEFLNPRQLLGVYFLGGITGAIIYLLAYNLLPGLYGYQPNSILLGASASVMALLFTMARLQGNHKIYLLFFGPVPLKYLAIGSLVLDLINISALSNTGGHLAHIGGALFGYLYAGWLDQGKDVTLHFNRFMDKVASTFTRKSQMKVTHRRPLTDMEYNKKKVHNQHEVDRILEKIKSSGYNSLTSNEKKTLFDASKK, from the coding sequence ATGAGCATCGTTGACGAAATAAAACAATCGTATAAGCAAGGTGGCGCTTTAACAAAGCTAATTTACATTAACATTGCGGTATTTGTTACTATCAGATTACTGCAAGCCTTTGTAACGCTTTCAACCGGATCGATGGAATATCCATTGCTTCAGTGGGTTTCGGTACCGTCAGATCCTATGGAATTGTTGTGGAAGCCATGGACGATTGTTACCTATATGTTTGTTCACTACGACTTTTTGCATATCCTATTTAATATGCTTTGGCTGTATTGGTTCGGACGCATTTTCCTGGAATTTCTAAATCCTCGTCAACTCTTAGGTGTTTATTTTTTAGGCGGAATAACTGGAGCCATTATATATTTGTTAGCCTATAACTTACTGCCCGGACTTTATGGATATCAACCTAATTCTATTTTATTAGGAGCATCAGCATCGGTAATGGCATTATTGTTTACCATGGCACGCTTGCAAGGCAATCATAAAATTTATCTGTTGTTTTTTGGTCCTGTACCATTAAAATATCTTGCAATCGGATCTTTAGTATTAGATTTAATCAATATATCTGCACTATCAAATACAGGTGGGCACCTGGCTCATATTGGAGGAGCACTATTTGGCTATTTATATGCAGGATGGTTAGACCAAGGCAAGGATGTTACTTTGCATTTCAATCGATTTATGGATAAAGTTGCATCAACTTTTACACGCAAATCACAAATGAAAGTAACGCACCGTCGTCCATTAACCGATATGGAGTATAATAAGAAAAAGGTCCATAATCAACATGAAGTTGATCGTATTCTCGAAAAAATTAAATCAAGTGGATACAACAGTTTAACATCAAATGAGAAGAAAACCTTATTTGACGCCAGTAAAAAGTAA
- a CDS encoding endonuclease/exonuclease/phosphatase family protein, whose protein sequence is MRRFFKSIITLISFIAATILLLSVVTAYISPAHTWILAFMGFGFPVLWIINLLLAVFWVVKRRWQFLFPVIALLLTLSHWNNTFQWKGKNIEQGQTVDSPLTVMSFNVRLFDLYNWSREKDVQEKIFDLIRKENPDVLCLQEFYSTTKKGTFNENYILSRLNQYKYKHIEYHSGKRGKRNFGLVTFSRYPIVDKGTLKFEHTSNFSIHTDIEAHGQRVRIFNNHLESIRFSYKHLNFLDSLNYKSDKERVEGMKEISGKLRLAFKHRAEQAETIGKHISNSPFPAIVCGDFNDTPVSYVYRQMRGDLKDAFVESGKGFGGTYNGNLPSFRIDFIFHDERFDSYEFKKFNVNYSDHYPIMTTINLNNKGVDQL, encoded by the coding sequence TTGAGACGATTTTTTAAATCCATAATAACCCTTATTTCTTTTATTGCAGCAACCATTTTGCTGTTGTCAGTTGTTACTGCCTATATAAGTCCTGCACACACCTGGATACTGGCTTTTATGGGATTCGGTTTTCCTGTTTTATGGATTATCAATTTATTACTAGCTGTATTTTGGGTTGTTAAACGCAGATGGCAATTTCTATTCCCAGTAATTGCTTTATTGCTTACACTGAGTCATTGGAATAATACCTTTCAATGGAAGGGTAAAAACATAGAACAAGGACAAACAGTGGATAGCCCACTTACTGTAATGAGCTTTAATGTTCGCTTATTTGATTTGTATAATTGGAGTCGAGAAAAAGATGTACAAGAAAAAATTTTTGATTTAATCCGTAAAGAAAATCCAGATGTATTGTGCTTACAGGAATTTTATAGCACAACAAAAAAAGGGACCTTCAACGAAAACTATATTCTATCTCGTCTTAACCAATACAAATACAAACATATTGAATACCACTCCGGAAAAAGAGGAAAACGTAATTTCGGGTTGGTAACCTTCAGCCGCTATCCTATTGTTGATAAAGGCACATTAAAATTTGAACACACCAGTAATTTTAGTATTCATACCGATATTGAAGCTCATGGCCAACGAGTTCGAATATTTAATAATCACCTGGAGTCAATACGCTTTTCGTATAAGCATTTAAACTTTCTGGATAGCCTTAATTACAAAAGCGATAAGGAACGCGTTGAAGGTATGAAGGAGATAAGCGGTAAGTTAAGATTAGCTTTTAAACATCGTGCAGAGCAAGCCGAAACCATTGGTAAGCACATCAGCAATTCACCTTTTCCGGCAATTGTTTGTGGCGATTTTAACGATACTCCGGTATCATATGTATATCGTCAAATGAGAGGCGATTTAAAAGACGCTTTTGTAGAATCAGGTAAAGGTTTTGGTGGAACATATAATGGTAATTTACCTTCTTTCCGCATTGACTTTATATTTCATGATGAACGATTTGATTCTTATGAATTTAAGAAGTTCAACGTTAATTACTCTGATCATTACCCAATAATGACAACGATAAACCTTAATAACAAAGGTGTAGATCAGCTCTGA
- a CDS encoding transcriptional regulator: MFKDLDPILHSQVRLAIMSVLISVDSAEFSFLLESIKATKGNLSFQLTKLKNAGYVEITKTNKGNYPLTTCKITQTGIDAYSKYIDTIEDYFKVFRQQ, encoded by the coding sequence ATGTTTAAAGATCTTGATCCAATATTACATTCGCAAGTTAGATTGGCAATTATGTCAGTGTTGATTAGTGTTGATTCTGCTGAATTCTCCTTTCTTTTAGAAAGTATAAAAGCCACTAAAGGCAATTTAAGTTTCCAGCTAACTAAACTAAAAAATGCAGGATATGTTGAAATAACAAAGACCAACAAAGGGAATTACCCACTAACTACCTGCAAAATTACTCAAACAGGAATTGATGCATATTCAAAGTATATTGATACCATTGAAGACTACTTTAAAGTATTTAGACAGCAATAA
- a CDS encoding thymidylate synthase produces the protein MKQYLDLLQRVQDEGTTKGDRTGTGTISVFGHQMRFDLSEGFPLLTTKKLHLKSIIHELLWFLKGSTNVKYLQDNGVRIWNEWAKEDGELGPIYGYQWRSWPDYNGGNIDQIKQVIDSIKINPDSRRHIVSAWNVGAIDDMQLPPCHILFQFYVADGKLSCQLYQRSADIFLGVPFNIASYAILTMMVAQVCGLKPGTFVHTLGDAHIYLNHVEQVKLQLTREPKSLPQLLINPDRKDIDDFVYEDFELVNYEAHPHIKGAISV, from the coding sequence ATGAAGCAATATTTGGATTTACTGCAACGGGTACAGGATGAAGGAACTACCAAAGGAGATCGAACTGGAACAGGAACAATAAGCGTTTTTGGACACCAAATGAGATTTGATCTTAGCGAAGGTTTTCCATTATTAACCACAAAAAAGCTGCACCTTAAATCCATCATACATGAACTACTTTGGTTTTTAAAAGGAAGTACTAATGTAAAATATCTTCAGGATAACGGAGTGAGAATTTGGAATGAATGGGCCAAAGAAGATGGCGAACTGGGACCTATTTATGGATATCAATGGAGATCGTGGCCCGATTATAACGGAGGAAATATCGATCAGATTAAACAAGTAATTGATAGTATAAAAATCAATCCGGATTCGCGTCGTCATATTGTAAGTGCATGGAATGTGGGAGCTATCGATGATATGCAATTACCTCCCTGTCATATATTATTTCAGTTTTATGTAGCCGATGGAAAATTAAGCTGTCAGTTGTATCAACGAAGTGCTGATATCTTTTTAGGAGTACCGTTTAATATTGCTTCGTATGCTATTTTAACAATGATGGTTGCTCAGGTTTGCGGATTAAAGCCTGGCACATTTGTGCATACTTTGGGCGATGCTCACATCTACTTAAACCATGTTGAACAAGTAAAATTGCAACTAACACGCGAGCCTAAATCGTTACCTCAATTATTGATTAATCCAGATCGTAAGGATATTGATGATTTTGTATACGAAGATTTTGAGTTGGTTAACTACGAAGCACATCCACACATTAAAGGAGCCATTTCAGTATGA
- a CDS encoding dihydrofolate reductase, whose amino-acid sequence MILAMIVAIDENNGIGKKGDQLAYISADLKRFKELTTGHTILMGRKTFEALPKGALPKRRNIVITRQAGYEAPGAEVVKSIGEAIAICSDDHKVFVIGGGEVYKAFLPEADELYITEIHYAFEGVDVFFPDYKSLGWKETYREDNIHDEKTDLSYSYVNLKSFGRFDCV is encoded by the coding sequence ATGATTTTAGCAATGATAGTAGCCATTGACGAAAACAATGGCATTGGAAAAAAGGGTGATCAGCTGGCTTATATATCGGCTGATCTCAAACGTTTTAAAGAACTTACTACCGGACATACCATTCTGATGGGACGTAAAACCTTTGAAGCTCTTCCTAAAGGTGCCCTTCCTAAACGAAGAAATATTGTAATAACCCGACAAGCGGGCTACGAAGCTCCAGGAGCCGAGGTAGTAAAATCGATTGGTGAAGCAATAGCTATCTGCAGCGATGATCATAAAGTTTTTGTGATAGGCGGTGGCGAAGTATATAAGGCCTTTTTACCTGAAGCTGATGAATTATACATAACAGAAATTCATTATGCTTTTGAGGGAGTGGATGTATTTTTCCCTGATTACAAAAGCCTGGGTTGGAAGGAAACATATCGCGAAGATAATATACACGACGAGAAAACAGATTTATCTTACTCGTATGTTAACCTGAAGAGTTTTGGCCGATTTGATTGTGTTTAA